A window of Meleagris gallopavo isolate NT-WF06-2002-E0010 breed Aviagen turkey brand Nicholas breeding stock chromosome 11, Turkey_5.1, whole genome shotgun sequence genomic DNA:
CCCACAGCAGAATAGTTCAGCTACCACAGGTGGATTAGTGCAGCTACTTGAGCCACAGACAGAGGACAAAGCTGCTGTCTGCATTGCAGCACAGTGTTACAGCCATGCTAAGAGCTCTGCTGGGACCACAAACACAGCCACAATTCTTCCTGGGGGGCACCTGCAcagcattgttttttgttttctcaatcTAGACTGTGCTTTGGTGTTCCTTCTGAAGAGCAAGCAGCCAGCTTACATATCAGTACCCTTACTGGCAGCACCCAAGGTTTGCAGATCTTTATTAGTAAAAGAAGGACTTGGGATTTTTTGGACTGGGGCCTCTGGAGCTGCCAGTAACTCTCTGATGTCAGGAGTTTGTCttactttgctttttcacaTACAAACCTTGTACCAAAGCACACCACCAACTACAGAAACACCTGTGCACAGCTGCCATGTGTTACTAATGACCAGATTGCAATGTGTGGCCAAGGAAGTTTAATTCATACCAGATgagactaaaagaaaaacacagctcaGAAGAAACTGGGTCAGGAGAAGGGAACTCACCCAGAACCTATTCCGAAATTGAAATTACCCCACATTAACTTTCTGTTCATTCCAATGTTCTGAAGATACAAAGGGGAAacattttcagactgaaaagtAATGCCTCGcgtttatttccatggaaactacaatcaatacaaagagcacaacaccACCATTTAATAGAGAACATTGTCAGCTACAACACACTAATTTTCaacagtcatcaccattagctatgcatttttgcagcaaggagcaagagcctgcatgccatactCATAAAgatctgcatcagcagaggtggCCCACTGTCACCATCACCATGGCTgaaacatgctttttttcccttctagaACAGTGCTCTGATATGATTTACAACCAGACTGAACCCAATTCAGTACTGCTGCACACCATAAGGGCCCCTCCAACACTTTGCAAACACAGCAATGCACAATTAAGCCCACTGGATTTCCTTGCTGCTGTGTAGCCTGGAGAAACACTATGAGCATTCAGTTCAGCCAatgaattctttttcctttgtgagaTTTTCCTCCTACTCAAGTTACAATTTTTGAGAAAAACGTGCATATATGTTTTCTGTAATAACATATTATTGTTAAACTTTAAATGCTGCTTTCATGTAATACCTGGATATTAACTGATGTAACCCAGCAGTCTGTAATTCCAGAGATGTAAAAAGGGCAAGAAATTCAGCTGCTGCAAGCTAAGCTTTATATCCAGCTGAACCTTTAGacatttccagtatttctcaaCCTCTCTGGATGGCCCCAAGCCTGCCACATATTCTCATTTCTCTTAGGGGCAGGTTTTCCCTTAAttccatacttttttttttttttttttgtagatgcTGCTCCCAAAAATCTGAAATCTAGCTTCACATGACAGCAcgatctttttcttccttccttctgtacACGCTCTCTACTCAGTCCCTTCGTTTTAACATCATGAGGACACCGTAAGGCAGCCCAGTGTCACATCTGATGTGTGACACGTTCCCATCTCCGATGAAATGCTGAGTACTGGGGTCACACAGCCTCACCACCGCCTAGCTGGAAAATTCTCCTGCAACAGATGATGATGAAATCTTCAGTGTAAGCGCTCCATTTACGAGGAGTGTCAGAAGAGCAGTTCTGATCAGTACACTTccaagcaaggaaaaaaacGTCCTTGCTTTTGCTGTATTAATCAGAATTAGTATGAGCCTTCTAACAGAGAGCTTGCATTTTTTGGACAATATTTTCTTGTGAATGCAATCACACTTGCCAAAAATCTTGTTATACGTGGGCTGTATAACTCAGggctttgtgttgttttgttggatTGTTTTTTCAATAGACAAATCAGCAGATGCCTGTAAATGGGAAGCAGAAcagatctttttttccaagaaacaaacaatttcCTTCAAAGAACACAACATATGCTGAAAAACTAAGAGAAACAGTGCAAACtagtctagtgggaggtgtccctgcccacagcaaggggttggaactagatgattttaaaggtcccttccaacccaaagcattctatggttatgattctgtgaatgcttAGAACAGCCTTGCAATGGACAAAACCTTTggaaaaagaagagctgaagtATCACGACTAACAACCAAAAGACCAACAGAAAATGCAGCCGTGCACCCAACAAGATGGCACCAGCTCCTGTCACCAGCCGTGTATGGGAAAGCATTGGAGACAGGGAAATTATTCAATTGAGCAGCCTGCAAAGGTCtggaataaggaaaaagaattgcAACAAAAGGAAAGGTGGATGAAGTTGCCTGCTAGGTACAACTTGTCAGGTCTCAGAGAGGCAAACTTACTGCAGACAGCTTTGTCCATGACCCGTCCCCACGTGCTCCAGGGCAGCTTTGGCTCCAGTTCTCACAAACGTCAGCTCTCGTGCCAGgtccctctgctcagctctgcagggaaaagACATTGTGCAAAGTCAACACATCTCTTTGCTTTCCCATGCCTTTCTCCATGAGCTGTGTCAGCCAAACAGCCGTGCAGCATAACGCAGTCCTTCCCCCCATAACCGAGCAGCAGCCTCTGAGGGAAAATATACTGCAGTTTTATACAAAGGCTCCAACAGGTGAAGCCACTGCTGCAGGCTGTAACTGACCCAGCATTTTTGTCTGCAATATGGGTATGTTCATTTACCCATTATTTATTTCCCAGCAGGAAATGAACTTCTGTAGCATGTCAGCAACAGAGGCAGACAGCTTCCACAGGAAAGACACCAGAGCATTTCCTAAAGAAAGAGTGAAAAGAGTGACAGTCCCACAGGCTCTTGCTCCTGAAATTTGGGAGAAAGAGCTACAATGATCAGTATTCACCTCCACTGATCCTGTCAGGCTCTGTCTCTGGAGGTGACACAGGACACAGCATCGCTTCTCTGCCCTGGGTCATGCCAAAAGGGAATAGAATCAGCAAATACCACTATGCACAGGCAAGAAAAACTTCTCACAGTTAATGAAAACTCGTATCTCCAACATGGCATTTTGTCTCAGATcctcacaaatatttttacaacCGGGAGTTTTTCATGATTTCAAACGACCTCATAGGTAAAAGAGAGAGCATTAAACAACTCTAAGGTGACAAAGACACAAAGACTCACAGCCATGAGAAACATCACCACCTtcagaaacacagcaaaacacacctttttcttcaaaattttatttcaatttaaattatGGGGCCAGCCAGATTTTTTTGGATAAGAAACGCATTTTCCTCAGGAGAAATGAAATGCTACCACGGAAGTAGAATTACAATTGTGTACAtctcttatttaaaaagaaaagaaaaaaaaaaagcacaaatcaaAAACCACTCACATTTAAATAAGTTTTAGTAATATCCTTAAGCCTTCCAGCAGATAAGAAACCACTTCCAGAACAacagttgggtttttttttttaatacaaagagCACATCAAATGAGCTTTAATTTAATACAACTTCTTTCCGAAAGCCAACATTCAAATGTTACCACATATTAAGAAGTTACCTCAGCCATTACTTCCAAGACCTAAGATAGAGTAACCTATATCCCAGTCCAAATGTTTTCACATCTTTACATACATAACTCTTCAGCGCTTCTACATTTTTCTAAAGAGGAAGCCTTATGGTAACTTGGCAATAACGTTTTCTTCCACTCAGCTACAATAaaccaagaaaataataatctgtTAGTAGTGAACTACAATACCATCTTGTGGCCAGTTCTGCCTGCCTGTGTAAGCAGTGGCCAGGAAGAGtcagctcttttccttccactAGGCAAAATGAATCCGTTTGCAAAGGACATTAAGGACCTGAAAAAGGCCAATTAAAACGTTAAGAGCAATTTTAAACTACTGggtgaaaacactgaattttctgGAGCTTCCCAACTTCCCTCGTGAAGGCTTTCAAATAGGCTTAAACATCACTTAGGAGTTTCATCTTGCTGACTGCgaaatattttaattaggaAGAGGACAGGAAGCAACAAACATTTTCTATAGCATTCTCAATCAGATTCAGCCATGCAGAATTTGAACTTTCAGACTCCAATCCATACGCTTGGTTGGTTGCGATCTTAGCATTACTATATGATGGATAAATACAACTTTAATAACATTGTTTAGCTATATTTAGTAGATTCCTTTTGTATGGtcacagtaacaaaaaaatggTGCAAAATcagttggttttttgtttttataaatactGATAGTTTGCAGcattaaagaacaaaatcaacaaaggaaaatcattttgttATTCTAGGACATCTATGTAATCGTGTTTCTTGAATTCAGAGGGAATTAACTCATTCACTTGCACAACTACGTACTGAGTTAACTATTGTAAGAAAGGAACGATGCACTGCAGGCTCCCCAGAAGTAAGAAGAATCCATATTAATTTAGCATCACGTTTGCCACCTGCAGATCTGGTGAGCACAACGCCAGTTTCATTGAATAAGGCCAATATTATCCAGTAAGATTCTAGCAGAAAGGGTTCCAGTTCTCTACGTCAGCCTACCCTAATTGATGGCACCCTGTTAGAGAAGTGAGTACAAAGAatttgttggtggttttttctttaatgctgcAGTACTTACGATCGTTAAATCAGCATTTCCATGTGATCTGAAGTATTCAATTACATATGAGCATTCATTTTGCAAAACTCAATATTAGGTAATAGTTACAGACTAATACAATAACATTCCTCTGCTGTACAaattaaatcatattttaaagaaatgagcaGCCTAGGAGTTATATACAAAAGAAACCAGCAAGCATCGTTGAAATGAAACGCAAAATGTCACTGCCAGGTCTACTGTCTGAAATACCTTTAAAGCAAAATTAACAAAACCCCTCAGAACATATTTCCAAGTTTACAAGTCAATTCtcagaaaaatcaaatcatGTCCAAAAAATCTAGAAAGCAGTGAAAGGCATATATACATTTTCCTTACGAACCTTGAGATTTCACTCTTTTAAAAGTTGCTAAGTTTCAATATCAGTTTATTTGCAAGACAACTGTTTATCCCAATAAGCTCACATCTTAGATACATTTCCCCTTTGATTACAAATAAAGCActgcacaattttttttttttttttaatcaaggcATATAATCTTATACTATGGTGCCAGGTATGCACAGGTCACGTTGTGCTCGTATCTCAAACAAGGTAAGTGCAAACATACAGATTTATTCAGATTTGCAAGCATGCAACCTTTTACTTAACTACATTAATACCTTCTTTCCTAAACCAAACTATTATCTATATGTTTGCGTTCATGAACCTAGAATCTTTCTTTTCAGGGCTCATCAAACAAGCAGTGTCTTTGAATTCTGAAATGACACAAATATCAAGAAAGTCCACATTGtgcaagaaagcagcagctatgTTTTTCAACTTGGactaaagaagagaaaagaaaaacaaaaaccgtTCACTGAACAGCAGATTAGCAGTAATGTTCCTCATGAATCGATAAGAGTGCCTGATGCTGAATATCTAACAGCAACTGCTGAATTTGGGTTTAATATTATAGGGGTTTACTGGAGATTAAGCTTCTTGCTGTGCTGGTCTCTTCAAATCCCTGATCTGTTTAACTAAATAGGTCTTCTCATCATTAAATTGTTCATCCTCGGTCCTGTCATTCTGAAACTTGCTGAGGAACTCAATGAGTTTGGTCTGGTTCTTTAGAAGGATGTCTAATATAGGCTGCGTCTTGTTAGGGTTGGCTACAAACACCTGCAAGACAACAAAAGGCATTCAGCATAATAGTGGGAAACAGGAGGCTCagataaaaaacaaacctaGCCAACAGAACAGCGATGACAACAGCTTACAATGATGTTTTAATTATTCAATAATCCAAAAtgtacacagaaaataaaagaaagtaaataaaagtttTATTCTAAAACTGAtcttttaatttctaaattaGAACAGATATCAAACACTACTACTGAAGTAAATTCAGGCTGTGGGAGCTATTAGACACAATACTCTCTGCAGAATCCAGTTCAGACATTCCACAGTTAAATTCTGTAGCAAACGCATCATTCCATATTATACACAACATCAGATGGGTGTGTTCAAGTTCACTGAAAACGTTTATACCCCAAGCTGTTACTCTAATTTACCTTAAACACGTGAAAGGCCTCAAACTGAATGTTACGACTCTTGTCTCGTAGAAGGTTCATCATTAGTTTGAGATTTTCAGGTTTACTGATGTATTTTGTCATAATTGTGAAGTTGTGTCTGTCCAATAATAATTCACCAAGAAGCTAGAAGTGAAAAACAAGGtgaaagaagagatgagaaaacTTGTCCGTACTTTCAAACACTCTGAGTAACCAACACCTCtctgtaaaagcagaaaaattggAATTCAAACACCCTTTTTCTCAACGTGCAACTGCAAAATCTCcttttattctccttttgttATAATTGGaactgaaatttttaaaaatatacatctttttgatgctttttttcccctcaactTCATTACTTTTTCcgtttaaaaaaatgttacacATCAACTGAAAGAGTTTAAGAAAAGGGAGTTGGTAattcaaatgagaaatatttgtaCTTCTTTCACTACCTTTTTTGTGCAGGAAGGATGCAGAACAAAGGTGGAAACCTCAGAAGATTTCACACCCAATTTTCCTTTACCTTCTAAGACTTATGCcagcaaacaaaacaccatAAAGCTCAATGAAGTACACAGAACCTCTCACTGTgaggagctctgctgcaggaacaaTACGATACCCCAGAAGTGCCACCCCTGCTACAAACTGGCATATATACTATATTTATAGTCAATATTTCTGACTAACTTGAATGTAAGATTAGTATTGTGCTAATTATGTCATGTGAGTCCCTTTATtcaattatttaataaataaattacatgcattttatttacatataaatgtaaataaattatttagtattaatttactaaataaatacattatttactaaaattggttgaaaggggaagaacaaaatctgaagaaaaaaaaaccaacagaaataaACTCTTCCATACAGTCACTTCTGCACGGAGAGAGAAATGACTTGGTGTGTGCTAGACACTAAATTACAACAGGACTGGACTATAGGAAATTTACCAATCTCAAGatccaagttaaaaaaataaaaataaaaaaaaaatcaaatactaCCCAAAGCAGTTACTTGTTGTTTCACTTAGCCAACTCATTTGAAATTAAAGGCACTCTCTAACTTTGAAGAACCACCTAAAACTGCCTTACCTTAAGCGACTGTCTCTTTGTCACATAGTTTTCTGAATGAAGTAACTTCTCATATTCACTGAAGAACTAAACACAGGACAGAGAGAATGGTTAAGACCTTTTCAAGTGCTACAAATGCTCTTATTCCAAGTTACTATAAAAAAACTGGAGGAGATGGAAATTTGCAGACTGtgtatgctttaaaaaaaaaattcaggagGCTTCAGTGTTTAGACTGCAATGTGTTAGAGGCAGTTATGTCACTCATGGATAAACGACAGCAGTTCCTGGTACTGAACAACGCTCATTAATTGCAGGAGTCCCAGGAGGCGGCCAAGGACGATCTTGTCATGTCTGGTTGTCACACGTGTGCACACAAGGAAATAGCCTGGGAAAGGCTTCCCTCTAGTGGAACAAACGCGTTCTCACTGAAATAGGTTTTTGCATAAGCCTCTCTTCACAGTTCTCATGTTCAATAGCAAAGTCTTCAGGTTACTTTTATCTCTCTGGCAGAAATAACTGATTTCATTTGGTTTAATATTGTATGCAAATTTCAAAAGGGCAActaaacaaggaaagaaaacacagattcTTCTTACTTGAAGATACACGGCACTACAGAATTCTCAATAATAAAATGGATTTGCTTACCCTATCATAATGCTGTTCCAAAAATTCTGCACTTAGCAACTTGTGTCTTGTAA
This region includes:
- the CAB39 gene encoding calcium-binding protein 39 — protein: MVDLNTVLNCLCFCQGKKDVAQIFNNILRRQIGTRTPTVEYICTQQNILFMLLKGYESPEIALNCGIMLRECIRHEPLAKIILWSEQFYDFFRYVEMSTFDIASDAFATFKDLLTRHKLLSAEFLEQHYDRFFSEYEKLLHSENYVTKRQSLKLLGELLLDRHNFTIMTKYISKPENLKLMMNLLRDKSRNIQFEAFHVFKVFVANPNKTQPILDILLKNQTKLIEFLSKFQNDRTEDEQFNDEKTYLVKQIRDLKRPAQQEA